The Qipengyuania pelagi genome includes a window with the following:
- a CDS encoding calcium/sodium antiporter produces the protein MAFAVFLVVIGLAALVFGGELLVRGSVLLAVKARLSPLAIGVVVVGFGTSMPELATSVEAVLADAPQLAWGNIVGSNIANTLMILGGAALVSPFVLGGKGTIRDPLVGALAALLLLGATAFAWAGTLLGAAMLLALAIYLVVALKSERTAPVDPELDPESADLTPSGWTRPSLLTIAGLAILIAGGQALVSGSIDLARLVGLSETVIGLTVVAIGTSLPELVASVLAARKGESELAFGNVAGSNLYNILFIGGATMLLAPEPITREMLPLDLGVMTGAALLLLVLAWVAKRVTRWMGALMVLAYAAYLATLVVLAS, from the coding sequence ATGGCATTCGCTGTATTTCTGGTCGTCATCGGTCTCGCCGCCTTGGTTTTCGGCGGTGAATTGCTGGTGCGCGGCTCCGTCCTGCTGGCGGTGAAGGCAAGGCTCTCGCCACTCGCCATCGGCGTCGTGGTGGTGGGCTTCGGCACCTCGATGCCCGAACTCGCGACCAGCGTCGAAGCGGTGCTCGCGGATGCGCCACAGCTCGCCTGGGGCAATATCGTCGGCTCCAATATCGCCAACACGCTGATGATTTTGGGCGGGGCGGCGCTCGTTTCGCCCTTCGTTCTGGGCGGCAAGGGGACGATCCGCGATCCGCTGGTGGGCGCGCTGGCAGCCTTGCTGTTGCTCGGTGCGACTGCGTTCGCCTGGGCCGGGACGCTGCTCGGTGCCGCGATGCTGCTGGCGCTGGCGATCTATCTCGTCGTCGCGCTGAAATCGGAACGCACCGCGCCCGTCGATCCCGAACTCGATCCCGAAAGCGCGGATCTGACCCCATCGGGATGGACCAGGCCCTCGCTGCTGACCATCGCCGGCCTCGCCATCCTGATCGCCGGCGGTCAGGCGCTGGTCAGCGGATCGATCGATCTTGCCCGCCTCGTCGGCCTCAGCGAGACGGTGATCGGGTTGACGGTCGTCGCCATCGGAACCTCGCTGCCCGAGCTGGTCGCTTCCGTCCTCGCCGCGCGCAAGGGGGAAAGCGAGCTGGCCTTCGGCAATGTCGCCGGTTCCAACCTCTACAATATTCTCTTCATCGGCGGCGCGACCATGCTGCTTGCGCCCGAACCGATCACGCGCGAGATGCTGCCGCTCGATCTGGGCGTGATGACCGGCGCGGCGCTGCTCCTCCTTGTCCTCGCCTGGGTGGCGAAGCGGGTGACGCGCTGGATGGGCGC